Below is a window of Burkholderia cepacia DNA.
GTCGTAGTCGTCGAACGACAGGATCCGTTTCAGCTGTGCGATGTCGATGCGGCCGGCCTGCGCTGCCGAGCCTTCTTCAGGATGACTGTCGAACCAGTGGAGCGACAGGCGTGGATCGGTGGCCGCGACGCGCGTCAGTTCCGTCGCGAACGGCCGGTCGGCCGCTTCACGCGCGCCGTGCACGAACACGATGCGGCGCAACGGTTGATCGTCAGCCAGCGCTCGGCGCAGCATCGCAACCATCGGCGTGATGCCGATGCCGGCCGACACGAGCACGGCCGGGCGCGGGCTCGCGAGATCGAACGTGAAGCGGCCGCGCGGCATCTGCGCGTCGAGCGTCATGCCCGCCCACGCGTGATCGTGCAGCCATGCCGATACGCGCCCTTCACGCTTCACGGTGATCCGGTAATGCGTGTTGCCCGGCGCATCGGACAGCGTGTAGCTGCGAATCGACGGCGCATCGCTGCCCGGCAGCGCAACGCGCAGCGTCAGGTGCTGCCCGGCGTCATGGGCCGGCAGCGCGCCGCCATCGGCCGGTTCGAAATGAAACGAACGGATCGCGCGCGCTTCGTCGACGATCTTCGCGACGCGCAGCGGCCGCCATGCGGGTGCCGGTGCGGAGAGCGATTCTGATGCCGGTGCCGGTGGCGTTGCCGATGCGGACTGCACCGGGCCGCCCGCCGCACCCGTGCCCGCCGCCATCGCCGCGAACTGCGGCGCGCGTTCGACCGCCGACCACCGGAACGGCAGCACCGCGCGCAAGCGCCGCACTTCCCGCACATGGAACCGCACGACGCGCTGCGCGCCGTCGAACGACGCGACGAGCGGCCCGTCCCATACGATTTCCGCCCGCGCGGCCACGACCAGCAGGTCGCCGCTGTCGAAATCGATGAACAGCAGCCCCGCGCGCGGATCGTGCTGCAGGTTGCCGAGCGTGTTGAAGAAGCGGTTGCCGCTGAAATCCGGCGTCGTCAGCGTGTGTGCATCGTCGACACGCACGAAACCCGGCATCCCGCCGCGATGCGACACGTCCGCGCCGCGCGCGGCCCCCGCGTCTGCAGACGTGTTTGCGCTCGCGACGAAAAACGTGTCGGCCTGCGCGAGCAGCACACGATCGGCGTCGCTCAATGCGTCCGACACGTCGGGCTCGACGGCGGCATCGACTTCGCGTGCCACGAAAGTCGGCTTGCGGCCCTGGATGTACTTCGCGCAATTGCCGAAGCTCTGCTCGACCGCGATCGTCAACGCATCGCCGTCGACCGCGCGCACGACGCCGTTCACGCGATTGCGCCGCCGCGTATCGAATTCGATCCCGAGCCCGCCGAGCGCCGCGCCCGGCTGCCACGCGCCGGCCAGCGGATCGCCCGGCAGCGCGCGCGCCGCGATGCGCAGCGTGCGGGCGTCCGGCGACGCGACGAAACCCGGCTCGCCCGCGCGCAACGTCGCCCACGGCTGGCCATGCGCATCGACGCCGCCGAGCACGAAGAACGGCAATTGCGCGAAGAACGTCCGGTGCTGGTCCGGCATGAAACGCCGGATTCCGCGCCGGCCGGCCGAACCCGCGGCCTCCGTCACGCCCGCGCGCTGCTGCACGGCGAGCTCGCCCGCATGAAACGGCGCGGTGTCGAGTTCCCAGCCCGGTACGACGGAGGTCGGTGCGTTCATCGCGTTCTCCCTGGACAGGCGCGGCTTAGGTGGTCGTTACGCGGCGAGCAGGCCCGCGCGCGTCGCCGGCATGCCGACGAAGCCCGGCAGCGCCTCGACACGCGCCAGCCACGCACGCACGTGCGGATACGGCTCGAGCGACACGCCGCCTTCCGGGGCGTGCGCGATATACGTGTACGCAGCAATGTCCGCGATCGTCGGCTGCGTGCCGGCCGCGAACGGCTTGCCGGCCAGCTCGCGATCGATCACGTCGAGCACCTTCGCGGCCGTGCGCTTGGCCGCCTCCGGGTCGAGCGGCGCGCCGAACACGGTCACGAGCCGTGCGGCGGCCGGGCCCGACGCGATCGGGCCAGCCGCATATGACAGCCAGCGCTGCACCACGGCCGCGCCGGCCGGATCGTCAGGCAGCCAGTGCGCATCGCCGTAGCGCTTCGCGAGGTACACGAGGATCGCGTTCGAATCGGCGATCACGGTGCCGCCGTCGTCGATCACCGGCACCTGCCCGAGCGGATTGAGCGCGAGGAACGCCGGCTCGCGTTGCGCGCCGGCCGCGAGATCGACGTCGACGGTCTCGGACGGCAGGCCGAGCAGCGACAGGAACAACCTGACGCGGTGCGCGTGCCCCGAGAGCAGGAACGAATACACGCGGATCGGCGAGGCGGGCTTGCTGGCGGCAGACATGGAAACACTCCGGAATCTCGCGCCGCCGGGAGTCGGCGACGAACGGCTCCAGCGTAGCGCTCGCCGTTCATTGCCAGAAGACGGATAATCGCTGAAACATTATCCGCTCCTATAGGACAATCGACGATGGCCGATCTGCGCGACGTGAACCTGAACCGGCTGGCGATCTTCGTCGCGGTGGTCGATGCCGGCTCGCTGACGGCCGCGGCCGAGCGGCTCGGCCTCGCGAAGACGGTCGTCAGTACACACATGCAGCGCCTCGAATCCGAGATCGGCGCGAACCTGCTGGTACGCACGACGCGGCGGCTGAGCGTGACCGATGCGGGGCGCACGTTCTACGACGCGTGCCGCGACATCCTGCGCGCAACCGAAACCGCGCTGGATGCGGTGTCGTCCGACGCGGGGCCGCTGCGCGGCACGCTGCGCGTGAGCGTGCCGATCGACTACGGCGCGCTGGTCGTCGCGCCGGCCGTCGTCGCGTTGCGCGACCTGCATCCGGCGCTCGATGTGGAACTGGTCGCGAACGACCGCGTCGTCGACCTCGTCGCCGACAACCTCGACGTCGCGATCCGGATCGGCCGCCTCGCCGATTCGAACTATCGTGCGGTGCAGCTCGGCACCTACGAGAAATGGCTGGTTGCGAGCCCCGCGTTCATCGCGCGATACGGGCTACCGCGCGATACGGATGCGCTCGCCGCGCTGCCGTTCGTGATGCTGTCGACGCTGCCGCGCCCGCATACGCTCGAACTCGACCACGAGAGCGGCGGCAGCGCGGCGGTCCGCTGCGTCGCGCCGGTGGTGTCGAACACCGCGACCGCATGCCGCGCGATCGTGCTCGCGGGCGGCGGCTTCGGGCTGCTGACGGATTTCTCGACCGCGGACGATGTCGCAGCCTGCCGGCTTGTGCGGCTGCTGCCGGGGTGGCACACCGCGCCGGCCGGGATCCATGCGGTGTATCCGTCGACGCGGCTGCCGTCGCCGAAGGTGCGGGCGTTCATCGACGCGATGAAGGGGAGGATTGCGGAAACGCGGCCTGTGGGCCCGGCGGCAAAGCGCGGAAGCGTGCGTTAGGTCGCGGAGAAATACGGAGGCCGGGAGCGCTCAATGCGCAAGCATGAGCCTTCGCATCAGCAAGGACTTCAGGTCCTTGCGCGTATCGCAGACGATATGGACATACAGGGTATCGCCGCGAACCTCGTAAATGACACGATTCATTCCCGCGATGATCTGGCGGTACTGCGTCAAGCCGACATTCGCCAGTTCATCCGGAACCCTGCCTTGATCGGGGAAGACTCGAATCGCTGCAACGGCGCGCTTGATCTCGTCGTAACTCGAGCGCCAGGTCGCCGCCCCGAAGTGCGATACGACATAGCGTTTTAGCGCCTTCAAATCATCTTCTGCAAACCGAATAAAAACGGCGCGAAGCGTCATTGTTCATCGTCCTTGTCGAGATCCGCGAACACGTCCTCGACAGAACGAAATTGCCCTTTTTCGATTTCCCGGTTGCCCAGCGCAAGCAGCTTGAGGAGCGCGAGTGTCTCCTCATGCTCCTCATAGGATTTGACATCCATGACGACAAGCTTCGCCTCGCCATTCTGGGTAATCAACATCGGCTCGCGGCTCTCCGAAATCTCCTTGACGATCTCGGCCGCGTGACTCTTGAGATAGCTGATCGGCTTGACTTGAGTAGAGAATTTCATGCGAAGCGCCCGCTGTCCGATCACGATGAGACCGATTATAGTCCGAATTTAGTCTTTCCTTGGACGGAAAGGCACCGATGCGGGGCCGACTGCCCCTTTCCTTACCCCGCCTCCCGCAACGTCCCCAGCAGCACCTTCCTGCAACTCGCGATCATCTGCGCCTCCGAATCGCGATATTCGGTGAGCAACCACGCCGCGCCGACGTTCGTCATCGCACCGACGAGCGCGAGCCCGATCAGTCGTTGCTCGGTGCGCTCCGCGGGCGTCGCCGCTTCACCAGGCGAGCCAATTTCCATGATCAGCTTGCCGAAGTCGATCAGCATGCGCTGGTATGTCATGTCTGTATCCGCGCTCACGCCCATCACCTCGAGCAGCAGCACGCGTGCCGCGCACGGGTCACGCAGGAACGCGAAGAACGCGGCGAGCCCCGCGTCGATGCTTTCGCGCAGATCGCCGCCGCGCGCGGCCACCGCTTGCGCGACCGCGTCATGCAGCTGCTGCGCGTGATGCAGGTAGGTGCAGCGCAGCAACTCCTCGGTGCTGTCGAACGCCGCATAGAAATAGCGATCGTTCAGCTTCGCTTCCTGGCAAATCGACCGCACGGTCGCCTTGCGGAACCCGACCGTGCCGAACACGCGCGTCGCCGCGCGGATCAACGCGTCGCGCCGCTCGGCGGCCCGCACTTCGGGCGCGACGCCGCCGTACGACCGGCCCCTTTTTTCCGTTTCGAGTGCTTTCTCCATTCCGCTATTTGACATCAGGACACCCGAAAACTAAAGTGGTGACGACCAACACCACAATAGACGCGCCGCCGATGCAGCGCAAGCGGAACGGGAGGAACGACGGATGAAGGGGTTTTCCGGGAAGGTTGCCGCGATCACGGGCGCCGGTTCGGGCATGGGCCGCAGCCTCGCGGTCGAGCTCGCGCGGCGCGGCTGCGAGGTCGCGCTCGCCGATGTCAACGAAACCGGGCTCGCCGGCACAGCCGCTGCCTGCGCGCAGCACGGCGTGCGCGTGAGCACGCGGCGGCTTGACGTCTCCGACCGCGACGCGGTGTTCATGTGGGCCGATTTCGTCCGCGCCGAACACGGCAAGGTCAACCTGATCTTCAACAACGCGGGTGTGTCGCTGGCCGCCAGCGCCGAGACCGCGCGCCTCGCCGATCTCGAATGGATCGTCGGCATCAATTTCTGGGGCGTCGTGCACGGCACGCAGGCGTTCCTGCCGCACCTGCGCGCGTCGGGCGACGGTCACATCGTCAACACGTCGAGCCTGTTCGGCCTCGTCGCGATGCCGACGCAAAGCGCGTACAACGCAACCAAGTTCGCGGTGCGCGGCTTCACCGAGGCGCTGCGGATGGAACTCGAACTCGACGGCGCGCCGGTGAGCGCGACCTGCGTGCATCCGGGCGGCGTCGCGACCAGCATCGTCGACGCGGGCCGCGTCGACACCAGCATCCACGCGCTGACGGGCCAGGACGAAGCGACCCATCGCCGCCAGGCGAACCGCCTGATCAACGCAACGACGGCCGACGACGCCGCGCGGCAGATCCTCGCGGGCGTCGAGCGCAACGCGCGCCGCGTGCTCGTCGGCGCCGACGCGCGCCGGCTCGACCGGATCGCGCGCCTGCTCGGCGCCGGCTACCAGTGGCTGATGCTGCGCCACGTGCGCCGCGCCCGCGCACGCAATCTCCGCCCGAAGGAAGTCCCCATGGGAGACCGCGCGCACGCTCCGGCCGCGCGCCCGACCACGCCGACCAAGGACCTCGCATGACCTCGACGACGACCGACCGGCGCGACGCGCCGCCCGCCCCCGGCGCCCGCCGCGACAGTGGCGACAACCGCGACCTCGACGTGCTGATCGTCGGCGCCGGCCTGTCCGGCATCGGCGCCGCGTATCACCTGAAGCAGCGCTGCCCGTATGCGAGCGTGGCCATCGTCGAAGCGCGCGACGCGATCGGCGGGACCTGGGACCTGTTCCGTTATCCGGGCGTCCGTTCGGATTCCGACATGTTCACGCTCGGCTACAGCTTCCGCCCGTGGCACAGCGACAAGGCGATCTCGGACGGCCAGACGATCCTCGACTACATCCGCGACACAGCGCGCACGTACGGCATCGACAAGACGATCCGCTACGGCCAGAAGGTCGTCGCGGCCGACTGGGATTCGAACCGCGCGCGCTGGACGGTACGCATCGAGCGCACGCAGGGCGGCACGACCGACACGCTCGTGTATACGTGCCGCTTCCTGTTCATGTGCAGCGGCTACTACGACTACGACGCCGGCTACCGGCCCGAGTGGCCCGGCATGGACACGTTCGAGGGCAAGCTCGTGCATCCGCAGCACTGGCCGAAGGACCTGTCGTACGCGAACCGGCGCGTCGTCGTGATCGGCAGCGGCGCGACGGCCGTCACGCTCGTGCCGTCGATGGCGGCCGACGCGCAGCACGTGACGATGCTGCAGCGCTCGCCGACCTACATCGTGTCGCTGCCCGCACGCGACAAGATCGCGAACGCATTGCGGCGCGTGCTGCCGTCGCGGCTCGCGCACCGGCTCGTGCGCGTGAAGAACGTGCTGCTGACGATCTACCTGTACAACGTGTCGCGCCGCAAGCCCGACCAGACGAAGAAGTTCATCATCCGCGCGGCCAGCAAGCAGCTCGGCCCCGACTTCGACGTCGCGAAGCACCTGACGCCGCGCTACATGCCGTGGGACCAGCGCGTGTGCCTCGTGCCGAACGGCGACCTGTTCAAGTCGATCCGCGCGGGCCGCGCGTCGATCGTCACCGACGAGATCGAGCGCTTCACGCCGACCGGCCTCAAGCTGAAGAGCGGCCAGCAGCTCGACGCGGACGTGATCGTCACCGCGACCGGGCTGAAGGTGAAGATGCTCGGCGGTGCACGCGTCACGGTTGACGGCCGCGTGGTCGACCTGCCGGAGACCGTGTCGTACAAGGGCATGATGTACAGCGACGTGCCGAACCTCGCGTCGTCGTTCGGCTACACGAATGCGTCGTGGACGCTGAAGGCCGAGCTGATCGCGCGCTACGTGTGCCGGCTGCTCAACCACATGCGCGCGAACGACTACGACACGTGCGTGCCGCGGCTCGGTGCCGGCGAACTCGGCGACGTGCCGGCCGTCAACCTGAGCTCGGGCTACATCCAGCGCGCGGCCGGCATCCTGCCGAAACAGGGCCATCACAAGCCGTGGAAATTCCACCAGAACTACGTGCGCGATCTCGCGTCGCTGAAGTTCAGCGCGCTCGCCGATTCGGCGATGCATTTCGAACGCCGCGCGAAAGCCGGCACGACCGCCACGGCGGCGGTTGCCGAACCCGCACTCGAAACCCGTTGAGGCCGACATGACCCATACGCTCCATCTGATCCAGAACGTGCTGCTCGGCGTCGTGGCGGTGCTCGCCGCGCTCGCGCTGTTCACCGGTTACGTGGCCCGGCGCGTGACGCGCGCGTTTCCGCCCGAAGGCCGCTTCGTCGACATCGGCGGCGACCGCATCCATTACGTCGAATACGGCAACGGCCCGCCGATCGTGTTCGTCCACGGGCTCGCCGGGCAGTTGCGCAACTTCGCGTACCTGCCGCTTGCACGGCTCGCGCAGCAGCATCGCGTGATCCTCATCGACCGGCCGGGCGCCGGCCGGTCGATCCGCGGCGCGGGTTCGCAGGCGAACGTGTACGCGCAGGCCCGCACGGTCGCCGCGTTCATCGACGCGCTACGGCTCGACAAGCCGGTGCTGGTCGGCCATTCGCTCGGCGGCGCGATCGCGCTGGCGGTCGGCCTCAACCATGCGGACCGCGTGAGCCGGCTCGCGCTGATTGCGCCGCTGTCGCACGAGCAGACCGAGCCGCCGGCGCCGTTCAAGCCGCTGATGCTGCCGTCGCCGCTCGTGCGCCGCTTTGTGTCGTGGACCTTCGCGATCCCGTTGACGATCCTGACCGGCCGCAAGGCCGTGCGCCAGGTGTTCGCGCCGGAAGACGTGCCGCGCGACTTCCCGGTCAAGGGCGGCGGCCTGCTCGGGATGCGCCCGCACGTGTTCTACGCGACGGCGACGGACCTGCTGTCGGCGCCCACCGACCTGCCCGCGATGGAGCGCCGCTACGCGGATCTCGCGCTGCCGGTCGACGTGCTGTACGGCCGCGCCGATCCGATCCTGAACTGGCGCGAGCACGGCGACGCGCTCGCGAAGAAGTCGGCTCGGGTGCGGCTGAAGGTCGTAGACGGCGGGCACATGCTGCCGGTCACGATTCCCGATGCGACGGCCGACTGGCTGCTCGAAGTCGCCGCCGCGCCGGCCGAAGCGACCGCACCGACGGCACGCATCGCGTAAGCCGCGACTGCTTGGCCACGCCTGATTCCGCGCCCCGCAGCCGGCGCGGCGGCGGAATCAGGCTTCTTCGTCGGGCACCGACAGCCCGAGATCCGATATCACCTCTCGCGCGCTGCGGAACGCCTCGACCGCGGCCGGCGCGCCCGCATACAGCGCGCTGTGCAGCAACACCTCGCGGATCTCGACAAGGCTCGCGCCGTTATTGAGCGCGCCGCGAATGTGGCCCTTCAGTTCCGTGCTTCGGCCGAGCGCCGCCAGCATCGCGCACGTACACAGGCTGCGCGTCTTCAGGTCGATCCCGCCCCGCTGCCACGTGCTGCCCCACGCGTGTTCGTTCAGCCAGTTCTGCAACGGACGCGAAAATCCGTCGAGGTCGCGCATCGCGCGCTCGACGAATGCCTCGCCCATCACCTCGATCCGCCGCGCCTTGCCGTATTCCCTGTCCTGTTCGCTCATGTCCGTGTCCTGGTTGAAGTCGTGGCCGCTTCGGCATCGCCGGCGGCCGGGCGTTTTCGGGCCATGTTCCCGGGGCCCGGACGTTTCGTCAAAGACGCGGCCCTCGGTTCGCGGCTGCCCGTGTCGCGCGATGTCGAACGCTACGTAACATCGTGCCGCGCGTTACGTCTGCTTACGGGAACATCGCAACGGACCCGCCGGCGCACCGTATATGCCCGCTGCGCGAAACCACCTTTACTCCGTTTAAATCGCGTCGATATTCCCGATTCCCGCAACAAAGCGCGACACCGTTTCGTGGAACCCGTCATGGCGCGGAATTTGCAGAGGAGGCTTGGACACACTTCCAATGTCGAGGCCAACATGCACAAATTCTTCAAGAAGACGACGGTAACGATGGCCGTCTCGTCACTGCTCGCGCTGTACGGCTGCGGCTCGGTCGATGGACCGACGACCCCGCCGACGATCAAGCCGAGCACGTCCGGGACGGGTGGCAGTTCGGGGACTTCGGGTACGTCGGGCGGTGGGACGTCTGGCGGCGGGACGTCGGGTAGTTCCGGGACGTCGGGTACTTCCGGTACGTCGGGCACCTCGGGCACCTCGGGCACTTCCGGCACTTCCGGCACATCGGGCACTTCCGGCACCTCGGGCACCTCCGGCACCTCGGGCACCTCCGGTACGTCGGGCACCTCCGGCACCTCAGGCACCTCCGGTACGTCGGGCACTTCCGGTACGTCGGGTACTTCCGGCACGTCCGGCACCTCCGGCACCTCCGGTACGTCTGGCACTTCCGGTACGTCTGGCACTTCCGGTACGTCGGGCACTTCCGGTACATCGGGCACTTCCGGCACGTCGGGTACTTCCGGCACGTCGGGTACTTCCGGCACGTCCGGCACCTCCGGTACGTCTGGCACTTCCGGTACGTCTGGCACTTCCGGTACGTCTGGCACTTCCGGTACGTCTGGCACTTCCGGTACGTCTGGCACTTCCGGTACATCGGGTACTTCCGGCACGTCGGGCACCTCCGGCACGTCGGGCACTTCCGGCACCTCGGGCACTTCCGGTACGTCGGGTACTTCCGGCACCTCGGGCACTTCCGGCACGTCGGGCACCTCCGGTACGTCGGGCACCTCCGGTACGTCGGGTACTTCCGGCACCTCGGGCACTTCCGGCACGTCGGGCACCTCCGGTACCTCGGGCACCTCCGGCACGTCAGGCACTTCCGGCACCTCTGGCACCTCGGGCACTTCCGGTACCTCCGGCACCTCCGGCTCCGGCGTCACCCCCCTCGGCAATGTCCTCCAGAAATCCGGCAACCTCGTGACGGCGCTCGGCACGACGGTCGCGAACGGCGGCGGCCAGATCGGCGGCGTGCAGATCCCCGGCACGAACCCGACGACGGCCACCAGCGTCGGCAACGCAGTCACGAGCCTCGGCAACGGCGTGCAGGCGCTCGGCAACGGTGTCGCGGCCGGCCTCGGCTCGATCGGCGTGTCGGCGAACCCGCTCGGACCGACGCTGACGTCGACCACCGGCCTGCTGACCGGCGCCGGCGGCGCGGTCAACAACCTCGGCAACGCGGTGAAGAGCCTCGGCTCGGGCCCGCTGTCGCCGCTGTCGCCCGTCACGACGCTCGTCGGCGATCTCGTCAACACCGTCGGCGGCGCCGTCAACTCGACCGCGTCGGGCCTGAACACGGCGCTGAACAGCTCGCCGGTCCAGCAGCTCGAGACGCAGATCGGCAAGGTGATCAACCCGATCACGAACACGCTGACCGGCGGCGTCACGACGCCGGGTGCGACGCAAACGCTCGGCGGCGCCACGCTGCTCGGCACGCCGCTCAACGGACTGCTGAGCACGCTCGGCAACGGCCTCGCGCTCGCCGGCACGAAGGTCGGCGGCGCGACCGACAACCCGGTCGGCACGGGCCTCGGCGGCGCCGTGGCCCAGCTCGGCAACACGGTGACGTCCGCCGGTGGCCTCGTCCACGACAACAACGCGGGCAGCTCCAGCAGCGGCTCGGGCGGCAGCAACCCGCTCGCCCCGATCACCGGCCTGCTCGGCACGCTGACGGGCGGGCTCGGCGGCAGCAGCTCGAGCGGTTCGGGCGGCACCAGTGGCACGAGCGGCGGCCCGCTCGGGCCGGTCACGGGCCTGCTCGGCTCGCTGACGGGCGCGCTCGGCGGCCTCGGTGGCACCAGCGGCACCGGCGGGACGAGTGGCACCGGCGGCACCAGCGGTACCGGTGGCGCGGGCCTCGGCGGCCTGCTGGCGCCGGTCACGAACCTCGTCAACTCGCTGACGCCGCTCGGCGCAAGCCTCACGGGCACGGTCACGACGCCGGGCGGCAACGTGACGGGCACCCTCGGCGGCCTGCTGTCGAGCGGCCCGGTCGGCACGCTGACGGGTGCGCTGACGACGCCGGCCGGCGCGGCCGGCGCCACCGGCACGGTCAGCCCCGGCGGCGCAGCCGGCACGGTGACGACGCCGGCTGGCGGCGGCTCCGTGGTTGGCGGCCTGACCGGCGGCTCGAACGGTGGCGCCGCGGGCGGTGCCGGCAACCTGCTGTCGCCGGTGACCAACCTGCTCGGCGGTCTGCTGGGCGGCGGCACCAAGAAGTAACGCTTCACCTATCAGAACGACAGGCCAATGGCCGGGCGCGCATCCATACAAAGCCCGGCCGACGGCCGGCGTCACCCGCCAAGCGGGGGCGCCGGCCCTCATCCGTACGAGGATCCGATCATGAACTCCACGCTCGACGGCATCGTCGCTGCCCAGGACCGCCCACCGCGTTCCGCCACGCCCTTCCGTGCCGGCCTGCTCGGCATCACCGCAGGCCTCCTCGCGTTGTGGATCACGCGCGACCATCCGACGCTCGACGCGGCCACGCGCGCGGTCATCGCCAGCCTCGCGATCATCGGCACGATCGCGCTGCACGAACTCTTCATCTCGCGCGTCTACCTGCGCCCGAGCGCGGGGCTGTCGCGGCAGGCTGTCCGGCCGCTCGGCATCGCGCGTGTCGCGACGCGGCTCGGCGCGCTGACGTCGATCTACGCGGGCATCGGCATCCTCTACTGGCTGCTGCCCGAATACCATGGCGCGTTCTACCTGCCGTTCTGGTCGCTGCTGCGCTCGCTCGCGCCGTACGTGATCGTCGCCGCGCCGTTCTACTTCGCGTGGATGGACCGTCACCAGCGCGAGACCGACGACGCGTACCTGCTGTGGGGCCGCTTCCTGTTCCGCCGCGAGCAGCCCGCGAGCTGGAAGCCGGTGCGCGAGATGCTCGCCGGCTGGGGCGTGAAGGCGTTCTTCCTGCCGCTGATGACCGTCTACCTGTCGAAGGACGCCGATCACCTGAGCGCGTCGCTCGCGAACGCGATGCACGCGCCGATGTCGATCGCGGCCTTCGTGTTCATGTACGACCTGTCGTTCACGATGGACCTGATGTTCGGCACGGTCGGCTACCTGTGCACGTTCCGCATCCTCGACAGCCACGTGCGCACCGTCGAGCCGACGACGCTCGGCTGGGTGGCCGCACTGATCTGCTACCAGCCGTTCTGGTCGCTGATCTCGAACAACTACATCCGCTACGAAGGTTCGGTGTTCTGGGACAACTGGCTGCTGTCGGCGCCGATGCTGCGCGTGATCTGGGGCGCGGTGATCATCCTGCTGCTGCTGACCTACGCGCTGTGCACGATCTCGTTCGGGCTGCGGTTCTCGAACCTCACCAACCGCGGGATCATCACGTCGGGCCCGTACCGCTTTACCAAGCATCCTGCGTACATCACGAAGAACCTGTCGTACTGGATGGTGTCGGTGCCGTTCGTCGAGCCGCTCGGCTGGCAGATCGGGCTCATGCACTGCGCCGGGCTCGTCGCGGTCAACCTGATCTACTACACGCGCGCGAAGACGGAAGAGCGTCACCTGATGCGCGATCCCGACTATCGCGCATACGCCGAATGGATCGCGCAGCACGGGCTGTTCGCGCGGGTCCGGCAGGCTTTCGGGGGGCGGCAACCCGCGTGACGTCTCCAGTTGCGACCGGGGCCGGGGCGGCGGTATACGCCGTTCCGGCCGTCGCACGAGTGGTAGCGGCCCCGCACTGACGCCGGGCGCGCCTCGCACACCTTCCACCGCCTGGCGGCGCATGCCCGCCCGCATCGCCGAACACTTCGATGCACGGCCCCTTGCGGCCAATTGTCGCGAAACAGCGCGATTCTCCGCTTTTCATCGCTTTTCTCCGCCAGTCCGATTGCCCGCCCCCGGCACCTCGCGTATGGTGCTGGCCGTCCGCGCACGATCCGTCGCCCGGACTCCGACCGTCGTCCCGCACGACGGCCGTGCGGGCCGTGCCCGCCGCTCACCGTCTCCGCGATGCCGCCCGCCGGCACCGCGCATTCATGAGGAAAGAGGCGTGATCCACAAAGTCCTGATCCTGTTCGCACTCTGCATCGCGGGCCTCGCCGCGATCGCC
It encodes the following:
- a CDS encoding type II toxin-antitoxin system RelE/ParE family toxin; this translates as MTLRAVFIRFAEDDLKALKRYVVSHFGAATWRSSYDEIKRAVAAIRVFPDQGRVPDELANVGLTQYRQIIAGMNRVIYEVRGDTLYVHIVCDTRKDLKSLLMRRLMLAH
- a CDS encoding TetR/AcrR family transcriptional regulator → MSNSGMEKALETEKRGRSYGGVAPEVRAAERRDALIRAATRVFGTVGFRKATVRSICQEAKLNDRYFYAAFDSTEELLRCTYLHHAQQLHDAVAQAVAARGGDLRESIDAGLAAFFAFLRDPCAARVLLLEVMGVSADTDMTYQRMLIDFGKLIMEIGSPGEAATPAERTEQRLIGLALVGAMTNVGAAWLLTEYRDSEAQMIASCRKVLLGTLREAG
- a CDS encoding glutathione S-transferase family protein; this encodes MSAASKPASPIRVYSFLLSGHAHRVRLFLSLLGLPSETVDVDLAAGAQREPAFLALNPLGQVPVIDDGGTVIADSNAILVYLAKRYGDAHWLPDDPAGAAVVQRWLSYAAGPIASGPAAARLVTVFGAPLDPEAAKRTAAKVLDVIDRELAGKPFAAGTQPTIADIAAYTYIAHAPEGGVSLEPYPHVRAWLARVEALPGFVGMPATRAGLLAA
- a CDS encoding SDR family NAD(P)-dependent oxidoreductase, whose protein sequence is MKGFSGKVAAITGAGSGMGRSLAVELARRGCEVALADVNETGLAGTAAACAQHGVRVSTRRLDVSDRDAVFMWADFVRAEHGKVNLIFNNAGVSLAASAETARLADLEWIVGINFWGVVHGTQAFLPHLRASGDGHIVNTSSLFGLVAMPTQSAYNATKFAVRGFTEALRMELELDGAPVSATCVHPGGVATSIVDAGRVDTSIHALTGQDEATHRRQANRLINATTADDAARQILAGVERNARRVLVGADARRLDRIARLLGAGYQWLMLRHVRRARARNLRPKEVPMGDRAHAPAARPTTPTKDLA
- a CDS encoding type II toxin-antitoxin system Phd/YefM family antitoxin; this translates as MKFSTQVKPISYLKSHAAEIVKEISESREPMLITQNGEAKLVVMDVKSYEEHEETLALLKLLALGNREIEKGQFRSVEDVFADLDKDDEQ
- a CDS encoding pyridoxamine 5'-phosphate oxidase family protein encodes the protein MNAPTSVVPGWELDTAPFHAGELAVQQRAGVTEAAGSAGRRGIRRFMPDQHRTFFAQLPFFVLGGVDAHGQPWATLRAGEPGFVASPDARTLRIAARALPGDPLAGAWQPGAALGGLGIEFDTRRRNRVNGVVRAVDGDALTIAVEQSFGNCAKYIQGRKPTFVAREVDAAVEPDVSDALSDADRVLLAQADTFFVASANTSADAGAARGADVSHRGGMPGFVRVDDAHTLTTPDFSGNRFFNTLGNLQHDPRAGLLFIDFDSGDLLVVAARAEIVWDGPLVASFDGAQRVVRFHVREVRRLRAVLPFRWSAVERAPQFAAMAAGTGAAGGPVQSASATPPAPASESLSAPAPAWRPLRVAKIVDEARAIRSFHFEPADGGALPAHDAGQHLTLRVALPGSDAPSIRSYTLSDAPGNTHYRITVKREGRVSAWLHDHAWAGMTLDAQMPRGRFTFDLASPRPAVLVSAGIGITPMVAMLRRALADDQPLRRIVFVHGAREAADRPFATELTRVAATDPRLSLHWFDSHPEEGSAAQAGRIDIAQLKRILSFDDYDFYLCGPAAFMRDLYDGLRALNVPDERIRFEAFGPSSVARTATRTSATPPAASVPVVFRRTGREAAWTSADGPLLEFAEGQGVAVPSECRSGSCGTCATRVLSGAVDYEQTPDAPVEPGCALLCVARPATGATAPLVLDR
- a CDS encoding LysR family transcriptional regulator, producing the protein MADLRDVNLNRLAIFVAVVDAGSLTAAAERLGLAKTVVSTHMQRLESEIGANLLVRTTRRLSVTDAGRTFYDACRDILRATETALDAVSSDAGPLRGTLRVSVPIDYGALVVAPAVVALRDLHPALDVELVANDRVVDLVADNLDVAIRIGRLADSNYRAVQLGTYEKWLVASPAFIARYGLPRDTDALAALPFVMLSTLPRPHTLELDHESGGSAAVRCVAPVVSNTATACRAIVLAGGGFGLLTDFSTADDVAACRLVRLLPGWHTAPAGIHAVYPSTRLPSPKVRAFIDAMKGRIAETRPVGPAAKRGSVR